The Pseudomonadota bacterium genome includes a window with the following:
- the mtnA gene encoding S-methyl-5-thioribose-1-phosphate isomerase produces MLDQRRLPAEIVYLRYATADEVVAAIRDMVVRGAPAIGIAAAYALVLQARRDQSDAAGFLVANGIAGRVLGAARPTAVNLGWAIARMARRAAQVARLAPRQRAQALQQEAEAIHAEDVQACQRMGRAGAAQLPDEATVLTHCNAGALATGGYGTALGVIRAAAAMGKRVRVLAGETRPYLQGARLTAWELQQDGIEVQVITDSMAGYFMKRGVVSSCVVGSDRIAANGDVANKIGTYGLAVLAHAHGVPFNVAAPWSTVDLATADGERIPIEQRPRNEVAELAGVTLVAPGIECPHPAFDVTPARLVAAIYTERGTFFPARGETPASLLSEDAGATDA; encoded by the coding sequence ATGCTCGATCAGCGCCGGCTGCCGGCCGAGATCGTGTACCTGCGTTACGCCACTGCGGATGAGGTCGTCGCGGCCATCCGGGACATGGTGGTTCGGGGTGCCCCGGCGATCGGCATCGCGGCTGCCTACGCCCTCGTGCTGCAGGCTCGCCGCGACCAGAGCGACGCTGCAGGGTTCCTGGTGGCGAACGGCATCGCCGGCAGAGTCCTCGGCGCAGCCCGTCCCACGGCCGTGAACCTGGGTTGGGCGATCGCCCGTATGGCTCGCAGAGCGGCGCAGGTGGCTCGGCTCGCGCCTCGTCAGCGGGCGCAGGCCCTGCAGCAGGAAGCCGAGGCGATCCATGCCGAAGACGTGCAGGCCTGCCAGCGCATGGGGCGGGCGGGAGCAGCGCAGCTGCCGGACGAGGCGACCGTGCTGACCCACTGCAATGCGGGGGCGCTGGCGACCGGCGGGTACGGTACGGCGCTGGGCGTGATCCGGGCGGCCGCGGCCATGGGCAAGCGCGTGCGCGTGCTGGCCGGCGAGACCCGCCCGTATCTGCAGGGCGCGCGGCTCACGGCCTGGGAGCTCCAGCAGGATGGCATCGAGGTGCAAGTCATCACCGACTCGATGGCCGGCTACTTCATGAAACGGGGCGTGGTGAGCTCGTGCGTGGTGGGCAGCGATCGAATCGCTGCCAACGGCGACGTGGCCAACAAGATCGGCACCTACGGCCTGGCCGTTCTCGCCCATGCGCACGGCGTTCCCTTCAACGTGGCAGCTCCGTGGAGCACCGTGGACCTCGCCACGGCCGACGGCGAGCGCATCCCCATCGAACAGCGTCCGCGAAACGAAGTGGCCGAGCTCGCTGGCGTGACCCTGGTCGCGCCCGGCATCGAATGCCCGCACCCGGCCTTCGACGTCACGCCCGCCCGACTGGTGGCCGCGATCTATACCGAGCGGGGCACCTTCTTCCCGGCACGTGGCGAGACCCCCGCTTCGCTGCTATCCGAGGACGCGGGTGCAACCGATGCCTGA
- a CDS encoding diguanylate cyclase, translating to MRVRRVEQHGGRDAGCYPDEADLGQRMRVREDRTSQAAGKLLVVDDSATIRKVIQQHLEGAGYRVEIAESGEQAFERCLRERFDLVVSDVTMGALSGMQLCRLLRADPVTSRMPVVLLTARTDPRSRFWGRHAGADAYLTKDRVHQDLVALVGRIFARLPDDKRASLLPPRRAADPLERLSKLLDDLLFKAVMASDVRRLASEAKDRKAFSRAVLSLAAEVADYAYLVFQLHAPPGSTYALHARDPWPEPASKQALAALDLPDDGELDVVVEEAGTGEQLASSGAALHAGKARRFNVSSGGETLGVLIAYSGRRRRTPADAETLQVLADEIGLAAKNVFLMEATSRLAFTDPLTGLNNRHHTAQFLDQEVERARRYRNALSIILCDVDHFKSVNDTYGHNVGDDVLRSVSHALAKTMRKVDVVGRWGGEEFLLVLPNTGESGARIVAERLRRHIEAAPAHDPGPRSVTISLGVASYRGGSSAEAFVERADRALYEAKRRGRNRVELAT from the coding sequence TTGCGCGTTCGTCGTGTCGAGCAGCACGGCGGCCGGGACGCCGGCTGCTACCCCGATGAGGCGGACCTTGGCCAGCGGATGCGCGTGCGCGAAGATAGAACAAGCCAGGCGGCGGGCAAGCTGCTGGTGGTGGATGACAGCGCCACCATCCGCAAGGTGATCCAGCAGCATCTCGAGGGCGCCGGCTACCGGGTGGAGATAGCGGAGTCCGGCGAGCAGGCCTTCGAACGCTGCTTGCGCGAGCGCTTCGACCTCGTGGTTTCCGATGTCACCATGGGGGCGCTCAGCGGGATGCAGCTGTGCCGCCTGCTTCGCGCCGATCCGGTCACCTCCCGCATGCCCGTGGTGCTGTTGACCGCGCGCACGGATCCGCGCAGCCGCTTCTGGGGGCGGCACGCGGGAGCCGATGCGTACTTGACCAAGGATCGGGTGCACCAGGACCTGGTGGCCCTAGTGGGCCGGATCTTCGCGCGGCTGCCGGACGACAAGCGCGCTAGCCTGCTGCCGCCACGCCGCGCCGCGGATCCGCTGGAGCGCCTCTCGAAGCTGCTCGACGACCTGCTGTTCAAGGCGGTCATGGCAAGCGATGTGCGCCGGCTCGCATCCGAGGCCAAGGATCGCAAGGCCTTCAGCCGTGCGGTCTTGTCGCTGGCTGCAGAGGTCGCTGACTACGCGTACTTGGTGTTCCAGCTGCACGCGCCGCCCGGGTCGACCTATGCGCTGCACGCGCGCGACCCCTGGCCGGAGCCCGCGAGCAAGCAGGCGCTTGCCGCGCTCGATTTGCCCGACGACGGCGAGCTCGACGTCGTCGTCGAAGAGGCTGGGACCGGCGAGCAGCTGGCCAGCAGCGGCGCCGCCCTACACGCTGGCAAGGCCCGGCGCTTCAACGTCAGCTCGGGAGGCGAGACGCTCGGTGTCCTGATCGCGTACTCGGGTCGCCGCCGCCGGACGCCTGCGGACGCCGAGACCTTGCAGGTGCTGGCCGACGAGATCGGGCTCGCGGCCAAGAACGTGTTCCTCATGGAGGCGACCAGCCGTCTGGCGTTTACGGATCCGTTGACCGGGCTCAACAACCGCCACCACACCGCACAGTTTCTGGACCAAGAGGTCGAGCGGGCTCGGCGCTACCGCAATGCGCTGTCGATCATCCTGTGTGACGTCGACCACTTCAAGTCGGTCAACGACACCTACGGGCACAACGTCGGCGACGACGTGCTGCGCAGCGTATCCCACGCACTCGCCAAGACCATGCGCAAGGTTGACGTCGTGGGCCGTTGGGGAGGAGAGGAGTTCCTGCTCGTGCTGCCCAATACGGGCGAGTCCGGCGCGCGCATCGTGGCCGAACGCCTGCGCCGCCACATCGAAGCAGCCCCCGCCCATGATCCTGGGCCACGAAGCGTCACCATCAGCCTGGGCGTGGCGAGCTACCGCGGCGGGAGCAGCGCCGAAGCCTTCGTGGAGCGTGCCGACCGGGCCCTATACGAGGCCAAGCGCCGCGGGCGTAACCGCGTCGAGCTGGCCACCTGA
- the gatB gene encoding Asp-tRNA(Asn)/Glu-tRNA(Gln) amidotransferase subunit GatB produces MLPPSESTIGLEVHAQLLSRSKLFCPCSTEYGAPPNTQVCPVCLGLPGALPVANSAAVEMAVRAALALGCEVRETSYFARKNYFYPDLAKGYQISQYELPLNERGKLAIPGEGGAGGDTIVGITRIHLEEDAAKNLHGVGEAKQTLVDFNRAGVPLIEIVSEPDMASAGQAEAYLRCLRELLMYVGVNDGNLEQGSFRCDANVSIRPAGQHELGTRVELKNINSFRFVRHAIEYEIARQQALIAGGGRVVLETRGWDEAAGKTVPMRGKEEAQDYRYFPDPDLPPLVIGEAQVAALRESLPELPRAKRERWQQQLGLTAYDTTVLTSHPRLADFYERAVRALSHASPNHPQREAGKKMANFMHSEVMRHVRAHGLDAEFPVRPEALAELLESIDSGTLSGKMAKEVFAEMTRTGQGAHSIIEARGLAQLSDAGEIDAVARDVLAAHPSQVEQYQRGKTNLLGFFVGRVMRATCGRANPVLVNDILRKRLGS; encoded by the coding sequence ATGCTGCCCCCCTCTGAAAGTACCATAGGCTTGGAAGTCCACGCCCAGCTTCTGTCGCGCTCCAAGCTCTTCTGCCCCTGCTCGACCGAGTACGGCGCGCCACCGAACACCCAGGTGTGTCCCGTCTGCCTCGGCCTTCCAGGAGCGCTCCCGGTAGCCAATTCGGCCGCGGTCGAGATGGCGGTCCGCGCCGCCCTGGCGCTCGGCTGCGAGGTGCGCGAAACGAGCTATTTCGCGCGCAAAAACTACTTCTACCCCGATCTGGCCAAGGGCTACCAGATCTCGCAATACGAGCTGCCTCTCAACGAGCGCGGCAAGCTCGCCATCCCCGGCGAGGGCGGTGCAGGCGGCGACACGATCGTGGGCATCACGCGCATCCACCTCGAAGAGGACGCCGCCAAGAACTTGCACGGTGTGGGCGAGGCCAAGCAAACCCTGGTGGACTTCAATCGGGCGGGAGTGCCCCTGATCGAGATCGTCAGCGAACCGGACATGGCCAGCGCCGGACAAGCCGAGGCCTATCTCAGGTGTCTGCGTGAGCTCCTGATGTACGTGGGCGTCAACGACGGCAACCTCGAGCAGGGATCCTTCCGCTGCGACGCGAACGTGTCGATCAGGCCAGCCGGACAGCACGAGCTTGGAACCCGGGTTGAGCTCAAGAACATCAACTCGTTTCGCTTCGTGCGGCACGCCATCGAGTACGAGATAGCGCGCCAGCAAGCCTTGATCGCCGGCGGGGGTCGCGTGGTGCTGGAGACGCGTGGCTGGGACGAAGCCGCGGGCAAGACCGTGCCCATGCGCGGCAAGGAAGAGGCACAAGACTATCGCTACTTTCCAGACCCTGACCTGCCTCCGCTCGTGATCGGCGAGGCGCAGGTCGCCGCATTGCGCGAGTCGCTGCCCGAGCTGCCGCGAGCCAAGCGCGAGCGCTGGCAGCAGCAGCTCGGACTGACGGCATACGACACAACGGTGCTCACGTCGCATCCCAGGTTGGCGGACTTCTACGAGCGAGCGGTCCGGGCGCTCTCGCACGCCAGCCCTAACCACCCGCAGCGCGAAGCCGGCAAGAAGATGGCCAACTTCATGCACTCGGAGGTCATGCGCCATGTACGGGCGCATGGGCTCGACGCCGAGTTTCCGGTGCGCCCCGAGGCGCTGGCTGAACTGCTCGAGAGCATCGACAGCGGTACACTCAGCGGCAAGATGGCCAAGGAGGTGTTTGCCGAGATGACGCGGACAGGACAGGGCGCCCACAGCATCATCGAGGCTCGCGGGCTGGCTCAGCTGAGCGACGCCGGCGAGATCGATGCGGTGGCGCGTGACGTGCTTGCCGCGCACCCCTCGCAGGTCGAGCAGTACCAGCGCGGCAAGACCAACCTGCTTGGTTTTTTTGTCGGCAGGGTCATGCGCGCCACGTGCGGCCGGGCGAACCCCGTGCTCGTGAACGACATCCTCCGAAAGCGGCTCGGCTCGTGA
- a CDS encoding alpha-ketoglutarate-dependent dioxygenase AlkB encodes MEQREQLPFGGWLAYRPGWLKPRRADDLLARLGGELAWEQREIVLFGKRVMQPRLVAWAGEPAYRYSGQTLEPRPFVAGLDELLHEVGAAAHSRFNHILCNRYRSGGDSMGFHADDERELGPDPIVAILSLGAVRRLGLKPRKRKAAPARCYQLGHGSLLVMGGSCQRHWLHGVPRAAGQVGERISLTFRWITRPRRHHLDAYRHRG; translated from the coding sequence ATGGAGCAGCGCGAGCAACTGCCGTTCGGGGGCTGGCTGGCTTACAGGCCTGGTTGGCTAAAACCGCGCCGAGCGGACGATTTGCTGGCGCGTCTCGGCGGGGAGCTGGCGTGGGAGCAGCGCGAAATCGTGCTGTTTGGCAAGCGCGTCATGCAGCCGCGCCTGGTGGCCTGGGCGGGTGAGCCCGCGTATCGCTATTCGGGTCAGACGCTCGAGCCGCGGCCCTTTGTCGCGGGTCTTGACGAGCTGCTTCACGAGGTAGGCGCTGCCGCGCACAGTCGCTTCAATCACATCTTGTGCAACCGCTATCGTTCGGGCGGCGACAGCATGGGCTTTCACGCGGACGACGAACGCGAGCTCGGTCCGGACCCGATCGTGGCGATCCTGTCGCTCGGCGCTGTGCGACGCCTGGGCCTGAAACCTCGCAAGAGGAAGGCAGCTCCGGCGCGCTGCTACCAGCTCGGTCACGGGAGCTTGCTCGTCATGGGCGGTAGCTGCCAGCGCCACTGGCTGCACGGCGTGCCGCGCGCGGCTGGACAGGTAGGTGAACGCATCAGTTTGACGTTTCGTTGGATAACCCGACCCCGACGGCACCATCTTGACGCGTATCGTCACCGAGGGTGA